From Chelatococcus sp. YT9, a single genomic window includes:
- the folE gene encoding GTP cyclohydrolase I FolE, whose translation MDAVVKSLSARMADATADKPSSMTRPSREEAEAAVRVLLRWAGEDPDREGLLDTPKRVVRTYEELFRGYRDDPSLVLDRVFEEVAGYDGLVLLRDIPFYSHCEHHMVPIIGAAHIAYYPTQGVVGLSKLARVVEVYARRLQTQERLTAQISEALEETLKPRGVAVMIEAEHMCMSMRGIQKQGVSTLTTRFTGLFKEDPAEQARFMSMVRSKAS comes from the coding sequence ATGGACGCCGTGGTTAAGTCCTTGTCCGCGCGCATGGCAGACGCCACCGCCGACAAGCCCAGCAGCATGACGCGACCGAGCCGCGAGGAAGCGGAGGCGGCGGTCCGCGTCCTCCTGCGATGGGCTGGCGAGGATCCTGACCGCGAGGGTCTGCTGGACACGCCGAAGCGGGTCGTGCGAACCTACGAGGAGCTTTTCCGCGGCTATCGCGATGACCCCTCCCTCGTGCTCGACAGGGTGTTCGAGGAGGTCGCCGGCTATGACGGACTCGTGCTCCTCCGCGACATTCCGTTCTATTCCCATTGCGAGCATCACATGGTGCCGATCATCGGCGCCGCGCACATCGCCTATTATCCGACGCAGGGCGTCGTCGGCTTGTCCAAGCTGGCCCGCGTCGTAGAGGTCTATGCCCGCCGTTTGCAGACGCAGGAGCGGTTGACTGCCCAGATCAGCGAGGCACTGGAGGAGACCTTGAAGCCTCGCGGCGTCGCGGTGATGATCGAGGCCGAGCATATGTGCATGTCCATGCGCGGCATCCAGAAGCAGGGCGTCTCCACATTGACGACCCGCTTCACGGGCCTCTTCAAGGAGGATCCTGCCGAGCAGGCGCGCTTCATGAGCATGGTGCGCTCCAAGGCGTCCTAA
- a CDS encoding patatin-like phospholipase family protein, whose product MLERSASEPKRSEAAGPTSGAAPASDAGTAPYGAPSRVKLGLALGGGAARGWSHIGVMKAFERNGLVPDVIVGTSIGAVVGGCFSAGKLDVLEEFARGLTRRRVIGLLDFHLNGSGLIAGDRLKRLLDENLVGVRAESLPHRFAAVATELGSGHEVWLTKGLLTDIMRASYALPGVLDAVKFGGRWLMDGALVNPIPVTVARALGADVVVCVNLNGDARSRGAVIPVVDPDIAQSTQSIIAEAAAKRRSLLGPVWGVAERVRQFATRSDGVPGIGTVMVDAFNITQDRIARSRLAGDPPDIMISPKLNRIGLFDFHKADESITLGAEAAERMMDEIREYLVQESAARQAIE is encoded by the coding sequence ATGTTGGAAAGAAGCGCCTCCGAACCGAAGCGTTCCGAAGCAGCAGGTCCCACCTCCGGTGCCGCGCCCGCATCTGACGCAGGCACCGCTCCCTACGGCGCGCCCTCCCGGGTGAAGCTGGGGCTTGCGCTGGGCGGCGGTGCAGCGCGCGGCTGGTCGCATATCGGCGTCATGAAAGCCTTCGAGCGGAACGGACTTGTTCCCGATGTCATCGTCGGCACCTCGATCGGCGCCGTGGTCGGCGGCTGCTTCTCCGCCGGCAAGCTCGATGTGCTGGAGGAATTCGCGCGCGGCCTCACGCGCCGGCGCGTCATCGGTCTCCTCGACTTCCATCTCAATGGGTCCGGGCTCATTGCCGGTGACCGTCTGAAGCGGCTGCTCGATGAAAACCTCGTCGGCGTTCGTGCCGAGAGCCTGCCCCACCGTTTCGCCGCCGTCGCCACGGAACTCGGCAGTGGCCATGAGGTCTGGCTGACCAAGGGACTTCTGACGGACATCATGCGCGCCTCCTACGCACTCCCCGGCGTCCTCGACGCGGTGAAGTTCGGCGGGCGGTGGCTGATGGACGGCGCGCTCGTCAATCCCATTCCCGTGACGGTGGCGCGGGCACTCGGCGCGGATGTGGTCGTCTGTGTCAATCTGAACGGTGACGCGCGCAGTCGCGGCGCGGTCATCCCGGTTGTTGATCCGGATATCGCCCAGAGCACGCAATCCATCATCGCGGAGGCGGCTGCGAAGCGACGCAGCCTGCTTGGACCCGTCTGGGGTGTCGCCGAACGCGTGCGTCAGTTCGCAACACGCTCCGACGGAGTTCCCGGCATCGGAACTGTCATGGTCGATGCCTTCAATATCACGCAGGACCGGATCGCCCGCTCACGCCTCGCCGGCGATCCCCCCGACATCATGATATCGCCGAAGCTCAATCGCATCGGCCTGTTCGATTTCCACAAGGCGGACGAATCGATCACGCTTGGCGCCGAGGCCGCCGAGCGAATGATGGACGAGATCCGCGAGTATCTCGTCCAGGAATCTGCGGCCCGCCAAGCCATCGAATAG
- the hisI gene encoding phosphoribosyl-AMP cyclohydrolase: protein METPFAERGSKAEVEEGDLLMPAFDANGLITCVTTHADTGEVLMVAHMNAEALARSIATGEAWYWSRSRQTLWHKGDTSGQLQTIVDMRIDCDQDAVWIKVRVGGDGGCCHTGRESCFYRRVPLGDASRQLVPTRT, encoded by the coding sequence ATCGAGACGCCCTTCGCGGAGCGAGGCTCCAAGGCCGAGGTCGAGGAGGGCGATCTGCTCATGCCAGCCTTCGACGCAAACGGCCTCATCACCTGCGTGACCACCCACGCCGATACCGGCGAGGTGCTTATGGTCGCTCACATGAATGCCGAGGCATTGGCGCGCAGCATCGCGACCGGTGAAGCTTGGTACTGGTCCCGTTCGCGCCAAACGCTCTGGCACAAAGGCGACACATCGGGCCAGTTGCAGACGATCGTCGACATGCGGATTGATTGCGATCAGGATGCCGTCTGGATCAAGGTGCGCGTCGGCGGAGATGGCGGCTGCTGCCACACCGGCCGCGAGAGCTGCTTCTACCGCCGCGTGCCTCTCGGCGACGCTTCACGTCAGCTGGTCCCTACCAGGACATGA
- a CDS encoding transglutaminase-like cysteine peptidase, with protein MIRILERVKPRPLHIPIAAVLAGLIVQPALPVERHASLPSASNPAPTKDTTRAPIGWIDLCKRHPSECTISLAEPAKIMLSQGRWSEIVAINRRVNADIRPLPDLQHWGLVESWDFPDDGVGDCEDYVLEKRKQLVAAGLPRRALLITVVLDEANAGHAVLMVRTDRGDFVLDNKRDAVLPWSATGYRFIKRESQREPGWIAFGEQEGNAATATLSPLN; from the coding sequence ATGATCCGGATATTGGAGCGAGTCAAACCTCGCCCCCTGCACATCCCGATTGCCGCGGTTCTGGCGGGTCTGATCGTCCAGCCGGCACTTCCCGTTGAGCGGCACGCGTCTCTCCCCTCCGCGAGCAATCCCGCACCGACTAAGGACACCACACGCGCGCCGATCGGATGGATTGATCTCTGCAAGCGCCACCCGTCGGAATGTACGATCAGTCTCGCCGAACCAGCGAAGATCATGCTCTCGCAAGGCCGGTGGAGTGAAATTGTCGCGATCAATCGCCGCGTTAACGCCGACATCCGCCCCCTGCCCGACCTTCAGCACTGGGGCCTCGTCGAGTCGTGGGATTTTCCGGACGACGGCGTTGGTGATTGTGAGGATTATGTTCTCGAGAAGCGCAAGCAGCTTGTCGCGGCCGGACTGCCGAGGCGCGCGCTGCTCATCACCGTCGTGCTGGATGAAGCCAATGCCGGTCATGCCGTACTGATGGTGCGCACCGATCGCGGCGATTTCGTCCTCGACAACAAGCGCGACGCTGTCCTGCCCTGGAGCGCAACCGGCTACCGCTTCATCAAGCGGGAAAGCCAGCGTGAGCCAGGCTGGATCGCCTTCGGCGAGCAAGAGGGGAATGCGGCAACGGCCACGCTTTCGCCCCTAAATTAA
- a CDS encoding rhomboid family intramembrane serine protease, which produces MPLNAFTPHRPAREPMVNAPLSVVLLIAMLVVIHVLRLAISEEADFRVLVELAFVPARLTVAVMPSALDTILAAAAARGSQHVLLAQLLLQEGTKPWTLITHAFLHGSWTHLIFNALWLLAFGSPVARRFGTLRFVLLLVVCAIVGAIFYTLFNPYGAIPMIGASGAISGVMAAACRFVFQPGMPWLAHQPGMAEYAKAQSWREIMKDRRAMSFIAVWFGVNIVFGIAASPLGLADGGIAWEAHIGGFVAGFLLFPLLDPASRRRR; this is translated from the coding sequence ATGCCCTTGAACGCTTTCACACCGCATCGCCCCGCGCGCGAGCCGATGGTCAATGCGCCGCTGTCGGTCGTTCTTCTCATTGCCATGCTCGTTGTGATCCACGTCCTCCGGCTGGCGATCAGCGAGGAGGCGGATTTTCGAGTTCTCGTCGAGTTGGCGTTCGTGCCCGCCCGGCTCACGGTCGCGGTCATGCCGTCCGCGCTCGACACCATCCTCGCGGCCGCCGCGGCACGCGGGAGCCAGCACGTCCTTCTCGCCCAGCTCCTGCTGCAGGAAGGCACGAAGCCGTGGACGCTCATCACCCATGCCTTCCTGCACGGCTCGTGGACCCATTTGATTTTCAACGCGCTGTGGCTGCTTGCCTTCGGCAGCCCGGTGGCACGGCGCTTCGGCACGCTGCGTTTTGTTCTGCTGCTCGTGGTATGCGCCATCGTGGGCGCGATCTTCTATACATTGTTCAATCCCTACGGCGCGATACCGATGATCGGCGCCTCGGGTGCCATCTCCGGCGTCATGGCGGCAGCCTGCCGCTTCGTCTTCCAGCCTGGAATGCCATGGCTCGCCCATCAGCCCGGCATGGCGGAATACGCGAAAGCACAGAGCTGGCGGGAGATCATGAAAGATCGCCGCGCCATGAGTTTTATTGCGGTCTGGTTCGGCGTGAATATCGTGTTCGGGATCGCCGCCAGTCCGCTGGGGCTCGCTGATGGCGGAATAGCCTGGGAAGCGCATATCGGTGGCTTCGTTGCGGGCTTCCTGCTTTTTCCGCTGTTGGATCCGGCATCGCGCAGGCGCCGCTGA
- a CDS encoding CBS domain-containing protein: MSVDRILAMKGGDVVTIPPHRTLDEAVKLLAEKHIGALVVAGADRKVLGIITERDIVRVLAKEGAVAFSEAVSAHMTSNVRTCTGSFLVNDVMEIMTLGKFRHVPVVEDGVLVGIISIGDVVKHRLAEVEHEHQVLREYIATA; encoded by the coding sequence ATGTCGGTCGATCGTATTCTCGCCATGAAGGGTGGAGATGTCGTCACCATTCCGCCCCATCGCACGCTCGACGAAGCCGTCAAGCTTTTGGCCGAAAAGCATATCGGTGCCTTGGTCGTCGCCGGGGCGGATCGCAAAGTTCTCGGCATCATCACCGAACGCGATATTGTGCGGGTCCTCGCGAAGGAGGGTGCTGTCGCCTTCAGCGAAGCCGTTTCGGCGCATATGACCTCGAACGTCCGCACCTGCACCGGAAGCTTCCTCGTCAATGACGTCATGGAGATCATGACGCTTGGCAAGTTCCGGCATGTTCCGGTCGTGGAAGACGGCGTCCTAGTCGGTATTATCTCGATCGGTGACGTCGTGAAGCATCGGCTCGCGGAAGTCGAGCATGAGCATCAGGTTCTGCGCGAATATATCGCGACCGCCTGA
- a CDS encoding PilZ domain-containing protein, giving the protein MAPAATEISSPASGDDAERRRFERLKITLLGRYMIEGRHEFPCQTIDMSPGDMHVLASNRGEIGEHAVLYLDHLGRVEGDIIRHSQQGFVVSITANPRKREKIAAQMTALANREPIKAPEVRRHERVTPTITGIGLTLPDGTQHDVHIMDISHSGAALLASVVPELGSPVIVGRTSAKVVRHFNGGFAVEFGEIMGKQDFARIIGPAA; this is encoded by the coding sequence ATGGCGCCAGCAGCAACCGAGATCTCTTCTCCGGCATCGGGCGACGACGCTGAGCGCCGGCGCTTCGAGCGGCTTAAAATCACACTCCTCGGCCGCTACATGATCGAGGGGCGGCATGAGTTTCCATGCCAGACCATCGACATGTCTCCCGGGGACATGCATGTCCTGGCGTCGAACCGCGGTGAAATCGGCGAACATGCCGTGCTTTATCTCGATCATCTCGGGCGCGTGGAAGGCGATATCATTCGCCATTCACAACAGGGCTTCGTTGTCTCGATCACGGCCAACCCGCGCAAGCGCGAGAAAATCGCCGCCCAGATGACAGCATTGGCCAATCGGGAGCCCATCAAAGCTCCCGAAGTCCGCCGGCACGAACGTGTCACCCCAACCATCACCGGTATCGGACTGACATTGCCGGATGGGACGCAGCATGACGTCCATATCATGGACATCTCCCACTCGGGCGCCGCTTTGCTCGCCAGCGTCGTGCCGGAGTTGGGCTCGCCGGTAATCGTCGGCCGCACGAGCGCTAAGGTCGTCAGGCATTTCAATGGCGGCTTCGCCGTCGAATTCGGCGAGATCATGGGCAAACAGGACTTCGCGCGGATCATCGGACCGGCGGCTTGA